DNA from Desulfitobacterium chlororespirans DSM 11544:
CCCTTCCCCGGCTCCGATGGCTTTGCGTATGCCTATCTCCCGGGTTCGCTCCGTGACGGATACCAGCATAATATTCATTACACCGATTCCCCCCACCAGCAGGGATATTCCCGCGATCCCCCCTAAGAGCAGGGTCATGGTTTGGGATATTTCTTCCATGGACTCCAGAACTTCGGCCTGGTTGGTAATGGTAAAATCATTTTCCTGGCCGCTTTGAATCTTATGAGCCAGCTGCAGGGCATAGGTAACCTGGTCCTGAGCCTCAGTCATCAGCTGAGCCGACTCGGCTTCAATATAGATCTGGCGCACGCTTTTGCTCCCCACCAGGCGGGACTGTACGGAGGAAATGGGGGCATAGATCATATCGTCATTGTTGGTCATCCCGGATGAGCCCTGGCTCACCGTAACGCCAACCACTTGATAGGGAATATTGTTCAGTTTGATGTTTTTGCCGATAATATCCGCGTTGGCATCCCCGAAAAGATTTTCAACCACGGTAGGGCCAACCACCGCCACACGGGCGGATTTCGTGATATCTTCTTCGGTTATAAACCTTCCCTGGGTTATTTTGATGCTGCGGACATCGGCATATTCCGCAGTTGTCCCCATGACACTGGTGGAGGTATTGCCCGTGCCATAAACCACCTGAGCATTGGTATTCACCACCGGAGCCACCGCCTTGACCGCGGAGCCGGCAGCTCTCACCTTCGCCACATCCTCCATGGTCAAGGTGTTGGCACTCCCCGCCCCGCCCCGCACCCCGCCAAAGCTGGACTGCCCTGCAGAGACAATAAGCAGATTGGAACCCAGCCCCTGTATATTGGCGGTTACAGATTGGGTTGCCCCATTGGCTATGGCCACCATGATAATCACGGCAAACACGCCGATGATAATTCCCAGCATGGTTAAGGCCGAGCGGAGCTTGTTGGCATAAAGAGCCCGTAAAGATACTTTCATCAATTCCAGGAAGTTCACACCGCTCCTCCTTTCTCCCGGTCAAGGAGAGCATTAGCCACGCGGGAGTTTTCGACGGCTTCGTCTTTCTCGATCTCCCCATCGCGGAAGCGGATAATGCGCTGGGTATACTCCGCTATATCCGGCTCATGGGTAACCAGCACAATGGTATTCCCCTCCCGGTGCAGGCGCTGAAAGATGGCCATCACTTCCCCACTGGCCTTGCTGTCCAGGTTTCCGGTGGGTTCGTCGGCTAAAATAATG
Protein-coding regions in this window:
- a CDS encoding ABC transporter permease: MNFLELMKVSLRALYANKLRSALTMLGIIIGVFAVIIMVAIANGATQSVTANIQGLGSNLLIVSAGQSSFGGVRGGAGSANTLTMEDVAKVRAAGSAVKAVAPVVNTNAQVVYGTGNTSTSVMGTTAEYADVRSIKITQGRFITEEDITKSARVAVVGPTVVENLFGDANADIIGKNIKLNNIPYQVVGVTVSQGSSGMTNNDDMIYAPISSVQSRLVGSKSVRQIYIEAESAQLMTEAQDQVTYALQLAHKIQSGQENDFTITNQAEVLESMEEISQTMTLLLGGIAGISLLVGGIGVMNIMLVSVTERTREIGIRKAIGAGEGDILFQFLIESVVLSLIGGMIGILLGWGGSLIASELFGVTASVSPSSVGIAFGFSALIGIVFGVVPAKKAAAMNPIEALRYE